From Camelina sativa cultivar DH55 chromosome 7, Cs, whole genome shotgun sequence, one genomic window encodes:
- the LOC104701376 gene encoding protein HHL1, chloroplastic isoform X1, with product MEVSMSLNALTRLPLKNTGRFEEVGSARHSLFSSRTACRETAVQQRRMVFVVEAKGKKGMAARQYQRTPPPMPKIEEDGNPRFVIFIRMANVYLWYPLSIIAGGTTAKIMVAAKDNLLGKYIYKDTIARNIAAVIYRDEKEIQKTAIKQHRVLRSATDFRYGYKLVENGNMRAALSTSDVIELPTQDQLKTVFDKVKDYFGDAKESFGKLSSLNPGTEEKTEETPDEKAKA from the exons ATGGAAGTGAGTATGTCTCTGAACGCGTTAACTCGGCTTCCCCTGAAGAACACGGGAAGATTCGAAGAGGTTGGTTCAGCGAGACACTCGCTGTTTAGCTCAAGAACAGCATGCCGAGAGACGGCTGTGCAGCAGCGGCGGATGGTTTTTGTGGTGGAGGCTAAGGGAAAGAAAGGTATGGCTGCTCGTCAGTATCAACGTACTCCTCCTCCTATGCctaagattgaagaagatggaaacCCAAGATTTGTTATCTTCATTCGTATGGCCAAT GTGTATCTTTGGTATCCTCTTAGTATAATAGCTGGTGGTACCACTGCCAAGATCATGGTTGCTGCAAAAGATAACCTCTTGGGGAAGTATATCTACAAAGACACCATTGCTAGAAACATTGCCGCTGTTATTTACAGA GATGAGAAAGAGATACAAAAGACAGCAATAAAGCAGCACCGTGTCTTGCGTTCAGCCACTGACTTTCGATATGGCTACAAACTTGTT GAAAACGGAAACATGAGAGCTGCACTCAGTACCTCAGATGTTATCGAG CTCCCAACTCAGGACCAGCTTAAAACAGTGTTCGACAAAGTTAAAGACTATTTTGGGGATGCAAAAGAGTCATTCGGAAAATTATCATCGCTGAATCCTGGGACAGaagaaaaaactgaagaaaCCCCGGATGAGAAAGCCAA GGCCTGA
- the LOC104701376 gene encoding protein HHL1, chloroplastic isoform X2, which translates to MEVSMSLNALTRLPLKNTGRFEEVGSARHSLFSSRTACRETAVQQRRMVFVVEAKGKKGMAARQYQRTPPPMPKIEEDGNPRFVIFIRMANVYLWYPLSIIAGGTTAKIMVAAKDNLLGKYIYKDTIARNIAAVIYRDEKEIQKTAIKQHRVLRSATDFRYGYKLVENGNMRAALSTSDVIELPTQDQLKTVFDKVKDYFGDAKESFGKLSSLNPGTEEKTEETPDEKAK; encoded by the exons ATGGAAGTGAGTATGTCTCTGAACGCGTTAACTCGGCTTCCCCTGAAGAACACGGGAAGATTCGAAGAGGTTGGTTCAGCGAGACACTCGCTGTTTAGCTCAAGAACAGCATGCCGAGAGACGGCTGTGCAGCAGCGGCGGATGGTTTTTGTGGTGGAGGCTAAGGGAAAGAAAGGTATGGCTGCTCGTCAGTATCAACGTACTCCTCCTCCTATGCctaagattgaagaagatggaaacCCAAGATTTGTTATCTTCATTCGTATGGCCAAT GTGTATCTTTGGTATCCTCTTAGTATAATAGCTGGTGGTACCACTGCCAAGATCATGGTTGCTGCAAAAGATAACCTCTTGGGGAAGTATATCTACAAAGACACCATTGCTAGAAACATTGCCGCTGTTATTTACAGA GATGAGAAAGAGATACAAAAGACAGCAATAAAGCAGCACCGTGTCTTGCGTTCAGCCACTGACTTTCGATATGGCTACAAACTTGTT GAAAACGGAAACATGAGAGCTGCACTCAGTACCTCAGATGTTATCGAG CTCCCAACTCAGGACCAGCTTAAAACAGTGTTCGACAAAGTTAAAGACTATTTTGGGGATGCAAAAGAGTCATTCGGAAAATTATCATCGCTGAATCCTGGGACAGaagaaaaaactgaagaaaCCCCGGATGAGAAAGCCAAGTAA
- the LOC104701377 gene encoding two-component response regulator ARR11-like, protein MEKGGFSPVGLRVLVVDDDPTWLKILEKMLKKCSYEVTTCGLAREALRLLRERKDGYDIVISDVNMPDMDGFKLLEHVGLELDLPVIMMSVDGETSRVMKGVQHGACDYLLKPIRMKELKIIWQHVLRKKLQEVRDIEGCGYEGGADWMTRYDEAHFLGGGEDVSFCKKRKDFDFDKKLLLQDESDPSSSSSKKARVVWSFELHQKFVNAVNQIGCDHKAGPKKILDLMNVPWLTRENVASHLQKYRLYLSRLEKEKELKCYSGGVKSTDSSTKDAEVNSGHQSPGKSSFVFSGGIFQKATETDPKPLASASLPDPNTDVIMPPKTKKTRIGFDPPISSSAFDSLLPWNDVPEVLESKPVLYENSFLQQQPLPSQSSYVTNSAPCLMEEEMKPPYETPAGGSGVTADEFLMPQDKIPTVTIQDMDPSALSSMKLQEFRSNVTNNTEAILRSLNCELPESNHSASLDTDLDLSWLQGERFLANTGLQFQDYSSSPSFLSELPPHLWYGNERLPDPDEYSFMVDQGLFIS, encoded by the exons ATGGAGAAAGGCGGCTTCTCTCCCGTCGGTCTTAGGGTTCTTGTTGTGGACGATGACCCAACTTGGCTCAAGATTCTTGAGAAAATGCTCAAGAAGTGCTCTTACGAag TCACAACTTGTGGGTTAGCTAGAGAGGCTCTGAGGTTGCTAAGGGAGCGTAAAGACGGATACGATATCGTGATCAGCGATGTGAACATGCCTGACATGGATGGTTTCAAGCTTCTTGAGCACGTTGGTCTTGAATTGGACCTCCCTGTCATAA TGATGTCGGTGGATGGAGAGACGAGCAGAGTTATGAAAGGTGTGCAGCATGGAGCGTGTGATTACTTGTTGAAGCCTATAAGAATGAAAGAACTGAAGATCATATGGCAACATGTTCTAAGAAAGAAGCTTCAAGAAGTGAGAGACATCGAAGGCTGTGGTTATGAAGGAGGAGCTGATTGGATGACTCGATACGATGAAGCACATTTTCTTGGAGGAGGTGAAgatgtttctttttgtaaaaagagaaaagactTTGACTTTGacaagaagcttcttcttcaagatgAGAGCGAcccctcatcttcttcttccaagaaAGCTAGAGTTGTTTGGTCTTTTGAACTTCACCAGAAGTTTGTTAACGCTGTTAACCAAATCGGATGCGATCACA AAGCTGGTCCCAAGAAGATATTGGACCTCATGAATGTTCCATGGCTCACTAGGGAAAATGTTGCAAGCCACCTTCAG aAATACAGGCTTTACCTCAGCAGattggagaaagaaaaggagCTCAAGTGTTATTCTGGTGGCGTGAAGAGTACAGATTCATCTACAAAAGATGCCGAAGTGAATTCCGGCCACCAAAGCCCTGGGAAGAGCAGCTTTGTGTTCTCTGGGGGAATCTTTCAGAAAGCAACAGAGACTGATCCAAAGCCACTTGCTTCAGCGTCTCTGCCTGACCCCAACACTGATGTGATCATgcctccaaaaacaaaaaagactcgTATAGGATTTGATCCTCCCATATCCTCCTCTGCGTTTGACTCTCTGCTTCCCTGGAATGATGTTCCAGAGGTACTTGAATCGAAGCCGGTTCTGTATGAGAATAGCTTCCTCCAGCAACAACCATTGCCAAGTCAGAGTTCTTATGTTACAAATTCTGCACCGTGTCTCATGGAAGAGGAGATGAAGCCTCCTTATGAGACACCAGCAGGAGGCAGTGGTGTGACTGCAGATGAGTTTCTCATGCCTCAAGACAAGATCCCTACTGTAACCATTCAAGATATGGATCCCTCTGCTTTATCTTCCATGAAGCTGCAGGAGTTCAGATCAAATGTAACCAACAACACAGAGGCGATTCTGAGAAGCTTGAACTGTGAACTTCCAGAATCAAATCATTCTGCTTCTTTAGACACTGACTTAGACTTAAGTTGGCTTCAAGGCGAGCGTTTTCTTGCAAACACAGGACTCCAGTTTCAAGATTACAGTAGTAGCCCATCATTCCTATCTGAGCTCCCACCCCACCTTTGGTATGGAAACGAGCGGCTGCCTGACCCTGACGAGTATTCCTTCATGGTAGACCAAGGTTTATTCATATCTTAA
- the LOC104701378 gene encoding probable LRR receptor-like serine/threonine-protein kinase At1g67720 isoform X2, with product MCDLQMGLCSAHLAVTCLFIVPCVLSQVTEFVSIDCGGSSNYTDPKTGLGWVSDSEIIKQGKPVTLGSTNWNSMQYRRRRYFPTDNKKYCYRLGTKERRRYIVRATFLYGSLGSEEAYPKFQLYLDATKWATVTIQEVSRVYVEELVVRATSSYVDVCVCCAITGSPFMSTLELRPLNLSMYATDYEDSFFLKVAARVNFGAPSMDALRYPDDPYDRIWESDINKRPNYLVGVAPGTTRINTSKSINTLTREYPPMKVMQTAVVGTQGLISYRLNLEDFPANARAYAYFAEIEDLGANETRKFKLVQPYFPDYSNAVVNIAENANGSFTLYEPSYMNVTLDFVLTFSFGKTKDSTRGPLLSAIEISKYLPISLKTDRNDVSVLDAIRLMSPDSDWANEGGDPCIPVLWSWVNCSSTSAPRVTKIALSRKNLMGEILPGINSMEALTELWLDGNGLTGNLPDMSKLVNLKIMHLENNQLSGLLPPYLAHLPNLQELFIENNSFRGPIPSALLKGKVLLKYSNNPELQNEAQRKHFRLILGLSIAAVTCLLLLVGGSLVLLFALRKTKQADKGDPTGAKKKGLAAYSAVRGGHLLDEGVAYFISLPVLEEATDNFSKRVGRGSFGSVYYGRMKDGKEVAVKITADPSSHLNRQFVTEVALLSRIHHRNLVPLIGYCEEADRRLLVYEYMHNGSLGDHLHGSSDYKPLDWPTRLQIAQDAAKGLEYLHTGCNPSIIHRDVKSSNILLDINMRAKVSDFGLSRQTEEDLTHVSSVAKGTVGYLDPEYYASQQLTEKSDVYSFGVVLFELLSGKKPVSVEDFGPEMNIVHWARSLIRKGDVCGIIDPCIAGNVKIESIWRVAEVANQCVEQRGHSRPRMQEVIVAIQDAVRIERGNENGLKSSSSSSSKAQSSRKTLLTSFLEIESPDISRNSLAPAAR from the exons ATGTGTGATCTTCAAATGGGTCTATGCTCTGCTCACTTGGCTGTAACATGCTTGTTCATAGTACCTTGTGTTCTGTCCCAAGTTACAG AGTTTGTGAGTATAGATTGCGGTGGCTCAAGTAACTACACTGACCCCAAAACTGGACTAGGATGGGTTTCAGATTCAGAGATTATCAAACAGGGAAAGCCAGTAACTTTAGGCAGTACCAATTGGAACTCGATGCAATACCGTAGGAGAAGATACTTTCCAACAGATAACAAAAAGTACTGTTACAGACTCGGCACCAAAGAGAGAAGGCGATACATTGTGAGAGCAACATTTCTCTACGGTAGCTTAGGTAGTGAAGAAGCCTACCCAAAGTTTCAACTCTACTTAGATGCAACCAAATGGGCTACAGTAACTATTCAGGAGGTCTCTAGGGTTTATGTTGAAGAATTGGTCGTAAGAGCAACTTCAAGTTATGTGGATGTATGTGTATGCTGTGCTATCACTGGCTCTCCTTTCATGTCCACTCTTGAGCTACGCCCTTTGAATCTTTCCATGTATGCCACTGATTACGAGGATAGTTTCTTCTTAAAGGTTGCTGCCAGAGTGAACTTTGGTGCTCCAAGCATGGATGCCTTGAG GTACCCGGATGATCCATATGACAGAATATGGGAGTCAGATATTAATAAACGGCCAAATTATCTTGTTGGTGTGGCTCCTGGAACGACAAGAATCAATACATCTAAGAGTATAAACACATTGACTAGAGAGTATCCGCCTATGAAAGTCATGCAAACAGCAGTAGTTGGCACACAAGGACTGATCAGCTATAGATTAAACCTGGAAGACTTCCCTGCCAATGCTCGTGCATATGCTTACTTTGCTGAAATTGAAGACCTTGGTGCTAATGAAACCCGGAAATTTAAGTTGGTGCAACCATACTTTCCTGACTATAGTAATGCAGTGGTGAATATTGCTGAGAATGCCAATGGAAGCTTTACTCTCTATGAACCTAGCTACATGAATGTGactttggattttgttttgacGTTCTCGTTTGGGAAGACAAAGGATTCTACGCGAGGGCCACTCCTAAGTGCAATTGAAATTAGCAAGTATCTACCAATATCCTTGAAAACTGATAGGAATGATG TGTCTGTTCTTGATGCAATTCGTTTGATGTCCCCTGATAGCGATTGGGCCAATGAAGGAGGAGACCCTTGTATCCCAGTTCTTTGGTCGTGGGTAAACTGTAGCTCAACCTCAGCACCTAGAGTCACGAAAAT TGCTCTATCAAGAAAAAATCTGATGGGTGAGATTCTGCCTGGGATCAATAGTATGGAGGCATTGACAGAGTT GTGGCTTGACGGTAATGGTTTGACTGGAAATCTTCCAGACATGAGCAAACTTGTCAACCTGAAAATCAT GCATCTAGAAAACAACCAACTTAGTGGTTTACTCCCACCATACCTTGCCCATCTACCTAACCTACAAGAACT gtttatagaaaataattctTTCAGAGGACCAATTCCTTCAGCATTGTTAAAGGGGAAAGTTTTGCTCAA ATATAGTAATAACCCTGAGCTTCAGAACGAGGCACAGCGAAAGCATTTTAGGCTGATACTGGGACTATCAATAGCCGCTGTCACATGTCTATTGCTGCTAGTTGGAGGAAGTCTTGTTTTACTATTTGCCCTTCGTAAGACCAAACAAGCTGATAAAG GAGATCCCACAGGGGCTAAGAAAAAAGGTTTAGCAGCTTATTCAGCTGTGCGGGGCGGACACTTATTAGATGAAGGTGTAGCATATTTCATATCGCTTCCTGTACTCGAAGAGGCCACCGATAATTTTTCCAAGAGAGTTGGAAGAGGAAGTTTTGGGTCTGTCTACTATGGTAGGATGAAAGATGGGAAAGAAGTTGCAGTTAAGATAACTGCAGATCCTTCTAGCCACTTAAATAGACAATTTGTGACTGAG GTCGCTCTATTATCGAGAATTCACCACAGGAACTTGGTTCCTTTGATTGGATATTGTGAAGAAGCAGATCGCCGTCTTTTGGTTTACGAATATATGCACAATGGATCCTTGGGAGATCACTTACACG GTTCAAGCGACTACAAGCCATTAGACTGGCCAACTCGGCTACAAATTGCACAAGATGCTGCTAAAG GTCTTGAATACTTGCATACTGGCTGCAATCCTAGTATCATTCACAGGGATGTGAAATCAAGCAATATTCTCCTGGACATTAACATGAGAGCTAAAGTGTCTGACTTTGGTCTCTCGAGACAGACAGAGGAAGACTTGACTCACGTATCCAGTGTCGCAAAAGGGACCGTTGGATACCTTGATCCAGA GTATTATGCTAGTCAGCAGCTGACTGAGAAGAGCGACGTCTACAGTTTTGGCGTTGTTCTCTTTGAATTACTTTCTGGAAAGAAACCAGTCTCAGTGGAAGATTTTGGTCCTGAAATGAATATTGTCCACTGG GCAAGATCACTGATCCGTAAAGGAGACGTATGTGGGATCATAGATCCATGTATAGCAGGCAATGTGAAAATCGAGTCAATTTGGAGAGTTGCTGAGGTAGCAAACCAATGCGTTGAGCAGCGTGGACATAGCAGGCCAAGGATGCAGGAAGTGATAGTGGCGATACAAGACGCTGTCAGGATCGAGAGAGGAAACGAAAATGGGTTAAAGTCATCGAGTTCAAGCAGCTCAAAGGCACAATCATCTCGCAAGACCTTGCTGACTAGCTTCCTTGAGATAGAGAGCCCTGACATCTCAAGAAACAGCCTAGCTCCAGCTGCTAGGTGA
- the LOC104701378 gene encoding probable LRR receptor-like serine/threonine-protein kinase At1g67720 isoform X1 has product MCDLQMGLCSAHLAVTCLFIVPCVLSQVTEFVSIDCGGSSNYTDPKTGLGWVSDSEIIKQGKPVTLGSTNWNSMQYRRRRYFPTDNKKYCYRLGTKERRRYIVRATFLYGSLGSEEAYPKFQLYLDATKWATVTIQEVSRVYVEELVVRATSSYVDVCVCCAITGSPFMSTLELRPLNLSMYATDYEDSFFLKVAARVNFGAPSMDALRYPDDPYDRIWESDINKRPNYLVGVAPGTTRINTSKSINTLTREYPPMKVMQTAVVGTQGLISYRLNLEDFPANARAYAYFAEIEDLGANETRKFKLVQPYFPDYSNAVVNIAENANGSFTLYEPSYMNVTLDFVLTFSFGKTKDSTRGPLLSAIEISKYLPISLKTDRNDVSVLDAIRLMSPDSDWANEGGDPCIPVLWSWVNCSSTSAPRVTKIALSRKNLMGEILPGINSMEALTELWLDGNGLTGNLPDMSKLVNLKIMHLENNQLSGLLPPYLAHLPNLQELFIENNSFRGPIPSALLKGKVLLKYSNNPELQNEAQRKHFRLILGLSIAAVTCLLLLVGGSLVLLFALRKTKQADKGDPTGAKKKGLAAYSAVRGGHLLDEGVAYFISLPVLEEATDNFSKRVGRGSFGSVYYGRMKDGKEVAVKITADPSSHLNRQFVTEVALLSRIHHRNLVPLIGYCEEADRRLLVYEYMHNGSLGDHLHGSSDYKPLDWPTRLQIAQDAAKGLEYLHTGCNPSIIHRDVKSSNILLDINMRAKVSDFGLSRQTEEDLTHVSSVAKGTVGYLDPEYYASQQLTEKSDVYSFGVVLFELLSGKKPVSVEDFGPEMNIVHWARSLIRKGDVCGIIDPCIAGNVKIESIWRVAEVANQCVEQRGHSRPRMQEVIVAIQDAVRIERGNENGLKSSSSSSSKAQSSRKTLLTSFLEIESPDISRNSLAPAAR; this is encoded by the exons ATGTGTGATCTTCAAATGGGTCTATGCTCTGCTCACTTGGCTGTAACATGCTTGTTCATAGTACCTTGTGTTCTGTCCCAAGTTACAG AGTTTGTGAGTATAGATTGCGGTGGCTCAAGTAACTACACTGACCCCAAAACTGGACTAGGATGGGTTTCAGATTCAGAGATTATCAAACAGGGAAAGCCAGTAACTTTAGGCAGTACCAATTGGAACTCGATGCAATACCGTAGGAGAAGATACTTTCCAACAGATAACAAAAAGTACTGTTACAGACTCGGCACCAAAGAGAGAAGGCGATACATTGTGAGAGCAACATTTCTCTACGGTAGCTTAGGTAGTGAAGAAGCCTACCCAAAGTTTCAACTCTACTTAGATGCAACCAAATGGGCTACAGTAACTATTCAGGAGGTCTCTAGGGTTTATGTTGAAGAATTGGTCGTAAGAGCAACTTCAAGTTATGTGGATGTATGTGTATGCTGTGCTATCACTGGCTCTCCTTTCATGTCCACTCTTGAGCTACGCCCTTTGAATCTTTCCATGTATGCCACTGATTACGAGGATAGTTTCTTCTTAAAGGTTGCTGCCAGAGTGAACTTTGGTGCTCCAAGCATGGATGCCTTGAG GTACCCGGATGATCCATATGACAGAATATGGGAGTCAGATATTAATAAACGGCCAAATTATCTTGTTGGTGTGGCTCCTGGAACGACAAGAATCAATACATCTAAGAGTATAAACACATTGACTAGAGAGTATCCGCCTATGAAAGTCATGCAAACAGCAGTAGTTGGCACACAAGGACTGATCAGCTATAGATTAAACCTGGAAGACTTCCCTGCCAATGCTCGTGCATATGCTTACTTTGCTGAAATTGAAGACCTTGGTGCTAATGAAACCCGGAAATTTAAGTTGGTGCAACCATACTTTCCTGACTATAGTAATGCAGTGGTGAATATTGCTGAGAATGCCAATGGAAGCTTTACTCTCTATGAACCTAGCTACATGAATGTGactttggattttgttttgacGTTCTCGTTTGGGAAGACAAAGGATTCTACGCGAGGGCCACTCCTAAGTGCAATTGAAATTAGCAAGTATCTACCAATATCCTTGAAAACTGATAGGAATGATG TGTCTGTTCTTGATGCAATTCGTTTGATGTCCCCTGATAGCGATTGGGCCAATGAAGGAGGAGACCCTTGTATCCCAGTTCTTTGGTCGTGGGTAAACTGTAGCTCAACCTCAGCACCTAGAGTCACGAAAAT TGCTCTATCAAGAAAAAATCTGATGGGTGAGATTCTGCCTGGGATCAATAGTATGGAGGCATTGACAGAGTT GTGGCTTGACGGTAATGGTTTGACTGGAAATCTTCCAGACATGAGCAAACTTGTCAACCTGAAAATCAT GCATCTAGAAAACAACCAACTTAGTGGTTTACTCCCACCATACCTTGCCCATCTACCTAACCTACAAGAACT gtttatagaaaataattctTTCAGAGGACCAATTCCTTCAGCATTGTTAAAGGGGAAAGTTTTGCTCAA ATATAGTAATAACCCTGAGCTTCAGAACGAGGCACAGCGAAAGCATTTTAGGCTGATACTGGGACTATCAATAGCCGCTGTCACATGTCTATTGCTGCTAGTTGGAG GAAGTCTTGTTTTACTATTTGCCCTTCGTAAGACCAAACAAGCTGATAAAG GAGATCCCACAGGGGCTAAGAAAAAAGGTTTAGCAGCTTATTCAGCTGTGCGGGGCGGACACTTATTAGATGAAGGTGTAGCATATTTCATATCGCTTCCTGTACTCGAAGAGGCCACCGATAATTTTTCCAAGAGAGTTGGAAGAGGAAGTTTTGGGTCTGTCTACTATGGTAGGATGAAAGATGGGAAAGAAGTTGCAGTTAAGATAACTGCAGATCCTTCTAGCCACTTAAATAGACAATTTGTGACTGAG GTCGCTCTATTATCGAGAATTCACCACAGGAACTTGGTTCCTTTGATTGGATATTGTGAAGAAGCAGATCGCCGTCTTTTGGTTTACGAATATATGCACAATGGATCCTTGGGAGATCACTTACACG GTTCAAGCGACTACAAGCCATTAGACTGGCCAACTCGGCTACAAATTGCACAAGATGCTGCTAAAG GTCTTGAATACTTGCATACTGGCTGCAATCCTAGTATCATTCACAGGGATGTGAAATCAAGCAATATTCTCCTGGACATTAACATGAGAGCTAAAGTGTCTGACTTTGGTCTCTCGAGACAGACAGAGGAAGACTTGACTCACGTATCCAGTGTCGCAAAAGGGACCGTTGGATACCTTGATCCAGA GTATTATGCTAGTCAGCAGCTGACTGAGAAGAGCGACGTCTACAGTTTTGGCGTTGTTCTCTTTGAATTACTTTCTGGAAAGAAACCAGTCTCAGTGGAAGATTTTGGTCCTGAAATGAATATTGTCCACTGG GCAAGATCACTGATCCGTAAAGGAGACGTATGTGGGATCATAGATCCATGTATAGCAGGCAATGTGAAAATCGAGTCAATTTGGAGAGTTGCTGAGGTAGCAAACCAATGCGTTGAGCAGCGTGGACATAGCAGGCCAAGGATGCAGGAAGTGATAGTGGCGATACAAGACGCTGTCAGGATCGAGAGAGGAAACGAAAATGGGTTAAAGTCATCGAGTTCAAGCAGCTCAAAGGCACAATCATCTCGCAAGACCTTGCTGACTAGCTTCCTTGAGATAGAGAGCCCTGACATCTCAAGAAACAGCCTAGCTCCAGCTGCTAGGTGA